A genomic stretch from Croceibacterium aestuarii includes:
- a CDS encoding MEKHLA domain-containing protein, with amino-acid sequence MDDRAKVQASAGERLALIARSFQRLTGQPLAATPNPLWNAPRAILAHGIDVPPRFFYGNRLALELFAMSADRFIGLPSYESAEADAREERTRTFGRLETDDIVTGYGGVRIAANGMRFRIDNAIIWNLRDDAGVLHGQAATFTDWSPL; translated from the coding sequence ATGGACGATCGCGCAAAAGTGCAAGCCAGCGCAGGAGAGCGACTGGCGCTGATCGCCCGGAGCTTTCAGCGGCTGACCGGGCAGCCCCTCGCGGCCACCCCCAACCCGTTGTGGAATGCTCCGCGCGCCATCCTCGCGCACGGAATCGACGTTCCGCCGCGGTTCTTTTATGGCAACCGCCTCGCGCTCGAGCTGTTCGCGATGAGCGCCGACCGCTTTATCGGCTTGCCGTCTTACGAGTCTGCCGAGGCGGATGCCCGCGAGGAGCGCACGCGCACCTTCGGGCGGCTCGAAACGGACGATATCGTGACCGGGTACGGGGGCGTCAGGATCGCCGCGAACGGAATGCGCTTTCGCATCGACAACGCAATCATCTGGAACCTGCGCGACGATGCCGGCGTGCTGCACGGCCAAGCCGCCACCTTCACCGAC
- a CDS encoding GMC family oxidoreductase — translation MAGVPDLIVIGGGSAGAACAARLAEGGKRVLLVEAGKSDKDIRSKIPALMSGIVHTPEFDWMYKAEPDESVGGRPDVWPAAKRLGGGSAINGMMFIRGHQWDYDRWAELGATGWDYASVLPYFKRMEDNERGADEWRGTGGPIAVSEVRSRYEVTDEWIAAVQEAGFPRSVDLNGEFAEGVDHIQLSQRRGLRNSTAAGYLRNTPRNLEIMLEAQVLKIEVSGGRATGVAVRRQGRTQTLAAREGVVVCAGALNTPRLLMLSGIGPVKHLAHLGIPTVLDLAGVGGNLQEHPGCHLINEVSVRTLNNDGRGLAGVGQVLAFVLARSGALTTGIGHAQAFVKSREGLPAPNLQLAFSAFAFDVTEKGNLALRKEPSVSTFVALMRPQSRGRIELPSADPDDAPVIRHQLLGSEDDVQQMIDGLEIARRIMAQPAIAGHVVSEVRPGAELQSREALGHYVRAATIPMYHPVGTARMGAVDDPEAVVGPDCLLRGLEGLWVADASIMPTIPQGNTNATAIMIGERASDLILAGLRERLAA, via the coding sequence ATGGCCGGAGTACCGGACCTTATCGTGATCGGCGGCGGCAGCGCGGGGGCAGCCTGCGCGGCGCGGCTCGCCGAGGGCGGCAAGCGCGTGCTGCTCGTAGAGGCGGGCAAGTCGGACAAGGATATCCGCTCTAAGATCCCGGCGCTGATGAGCGGGATCGTCCACACCCCCGAGTTCGACTGGATGTACAAGGCCGAGCCCGACGAGAGCGTTGGCGGGCGGCCCGATGTCTGGCCAGCGGCCAAGCGGCTGGGCGGGGGCAGCGCGATCAACGGGATGATGTTCATCCGCGGCCACCAGTGGGACTACGACCGCTGGGCCGAACTCGGGGCCACGGGGTGGGACTATGCCAGCGTACTGCCCTACTTCAAGCGGATGGAGGACAACGAACGCGGCGCCGACGAATGGCGCGGCACCGGCGGCCCGATTGCCGTTTCCGAAGTGCGCAGTCGCTACGAGGTCACCGACGAATGGATCGCGGCTGTGCAAGAAGCAGGCTTTCCGCGCTCGGTCGACCTGAACGGCGAATTCGCCGAGGGCGTCGATCATATCCAGCTCTCGCAGCGCCGCGGGCTGCGGAACTCGACCGCCGCCGGCTACCTGCGCAACACGCCGCGCAATCTCGAAATCATGCTCGAGGCACAAGTTCTCAAGATCGAAGTGTCGGGTGGCCGCGCGACCGGAGTTGCCGTGCGCCGGCAAGGCCGGACCCAAACGCTCGCAGCGCGCGAGGGAGTGGTGGTCTGCGCCGGGGCGCTCAACACCCCGCGGCTGCTAATGCTGAGCGGAATCGGCCCGGTGAAGCACTTGGCGCATCTCGGAATCCCCACCGTACTCGACCTGGCCGGCGTCGGCGGCAATCTTCAGGAACATCCCGGCTGCCACCTCATCAACGAAGTCTCGGTGCGCACGCTCAACAACGACGGACGGGGGCTCGCCGGGGTCGGGCAAGTGCTCGCATTCGTACTCGCTCGCAGCGGCGCGCTGACCACCGGTATCGGCCATGCCCAGGCTTTCGTGAAGAGCCGTGAAGGGTTGCCCGCGCCCAACCTTCAACTGGCGTTTTCCGCCTTTGCCTTCGACGTGACCGAGAAAGGTAACCTCGCGCTGCGCAAGGAGCCGTCGGTCAGCACATTCGTGGCCTTGATGCGCCCGCAATCGCGCGGCCGGATCGAGCTACCCAGCGCCGATCCCGACGATGCGCCGGTGATCCGCCACCAGTTGCTGGGCAGCGAGGACGACGTTCAGCAGATGATCGACGGGCTCGAGATCGCTCGCCGGATCATGGCCCAACCGGCCATTGCCGGACATGTCGTGTCCGAGGTTCGCCCCGGCGCGGAGCTGCAAAGCCGCGAGGCGCTCGGCCACTACGTCCGCGCGGCGACGATTCCGATGTACCATCCGGTCGGCACGGCGAGGATGGGTGCGGTGGACGATCCCGAGGCCGTCGTGGGCCCCGATTGCCTGCTGCGCGGGCTCGAGGGCCTGTGGGTCGCCGACGCCTCGATCATGCCGACCATTCCGCAGGGCAACACCAACGCCACTGCCATCATGATTGGCGAACGTGCGAGCGACCTGATCCTCGCCGGCCTCAGGGAGAGGCTGGCCGCCTGA
- a CDS encoding HupE/UreJ family protein: MLRLVLALLALLAAGQAQAHPAPFSYLDVRYDPERGIVGTLTVHDFDIAHDLELTDPAQLQDPHLLIHMMDDIGPMLAKRFVLAADGRPLDLAWEYAEPLAGQNAVRLWFRATGPPGGKLTYSGEMFHYDPQHQTFVNIYDGGKLVDQWIVGTGGGTRTYYRGNTAGAVQVLKTFVPAGAHHIWIGPDHLLFLLGLLLFGGTWRKLVGIVTAFTIGHSVTLTLAALDIWSPPSWLVEPMIALTIIVVGADNLMRGEGKDLRIWLAGTFGLIHGFGFAAVLREFGLPQAALGWSLFGFNLGVELGQLALVIPLALALGWLWRHRPRNARQLATAGSVVVVAAGVYWFVQRTFLMGGT; the protein is encoded by the coding sequence ATGTTGCGCCTGGTGCTGGCTCTCCTGGCGCTGCTCGCAGCAGGGCAGGCGCAGGCCCACCCGGCGCCGTTCTCCTACCTCGATGTCCGCTACGATCCTGAACGCGGGATCGTCGGCACGCTTACCGTGCACGACTTCGATATCGCGCACGATCTGGAATTGACCGACCCAGCGCAACTGCAAGACCCGCACCTGTTGATCCACATGATGGACGATATCGGGCCGATGCTGGCCAAGCGCTTCGTGCTCGCCGCGGATGGCAGGCCGCTCGATCTGGCGTGGGAATACGCCGAGCCGCTCGCCGGCCAGAACGCGGTGCGGCTGTGGTTCCGCGCCACCGGGCCGCCCGGCGGCAAGCTGACCTACTCGGGCGAGATGTTTCACTACGATCCGCAGCACCAGACCTTCGTCAACATCTACGACGGCGGCAAGCTCGTGGATCAGTGGATCGTCGGGACGGGCGGCGGGACGCGGACCTACTATCGCGGCAATACGGCCGGGGCGGTGCAGGTCCTCAAGACCTTCGTGCCGGCCGGCGCGCACCATATCTGGATCGGGCCTGACCATCTGCTGTTCCTGCTCGGACTGCTGCTGTTCGGCGGCACCTGGCGAAAGCTGGTCGGTATCGTCACAGCTTTCACTATCGGCCATTCGGTTACCCTGACGCTGGCGGCGCTCGACATCTGGAGCCCGCCATCATGGCTGGTCGAGCCGATGATCGCGCTGACCATCATCGTCGTCGGTGCGGACAACCTCATGCGCGGCGAGGGCAAGGACCTGCGCATCTGGCTGGCCGGGACGTTCGGGCTGATCCACGGCTTCGGGTTCGCCGCCGTGCTGCGCGAGTTCGGCCTGCCGCAGGCGGCGCTGGGCTGGAGCCTGTTCGGCTTCAACCTCGGCGTCGAGCTGGGCCAGCTGGCGCTCGTCATCCCGCTGGCCCTCGCACTCGGCTGGCTGTGGCGACATCGTCCCAGGAATGCGCGACAATTGGCGACAGCGGGTTCGGTTGTCGTCGTTGCCGCGGGAGTCTATTGGTTCGTGCAAAGAACATTCCTGATGGGAGGAACCTGA
- a CDS encoding MBL fold metallo-hydrolase — MNRSLILGSIVATGVIAACAMAPQSADSAAPAASASAMADIPTTPMDTPPPGYKPSTGPGLPGVSPIEHVKGQVYKIFGGGGNTTVFVMDNGVALVDTKLPNNGQAILDEVRKVTDKPVTMVINTHSHPDHVGSNQFFKDQRPTVEVVAQANSAARMAQASGPFPANPATKSFETKTSLGAGKDKIDLYYYGPGHTDGDAFVVFTNDKVMAAGDIMAWSMAPLIDPGSGGSAIGAADTLMKAAAGIKGVDTVVEGHGYIQPWSRFVEFAHFNRALADETRKVNAAGGTPKDVVDHLVDSGKWATYLKDHTLTGLEYGSTGQNRALINAIVGLQELRGEKPVTIMNLKPEDAYKR; from the coding sequence ATGAACCGCAGCCTGATTCTCGGCTCAATCGTCGCCACCGGCGTGATCGCCGCTTGCGCGATGGCGCCGCAATCCGCGGATAGCGCCGCGCCCGCCGCCTCCGCATCGGCTATGGCCGACATCCCGACCACGCCGATGGACACGCCGCCTCCCGGCTACAAGCCGTCGACTGGCCCGGGCTTGCCCGGGGTTTCGCCGATCGAGCACGTCAAGGGTCAGGTTTACAAGATCTTCGGCGGCGGCGGGAACACCACCGTGTTCGTGATGGATAACGGTGTCGCTCTGGTCGACACCAAGCTGCCCAACAACGGCCAGGCGATCCTCGACGAAGTGCGCAAGGTCACCGACAAGCCGGTGACGATGGTCATCAACACCCACTCCCACCCCGACCACGTCGGCTCGAACCAGTTCTTCAAGGATCAGCGGCCGACCGTTGAGGTCGTGGCGCAGGCCAACTCCGCCGCGCGCATGGCGCAGGCGAGCGGTCCGTTCCCCGCCAACCCGGCGACCAAGAGCTTCGAAACCAAGACCAGCCTCGGCGCCGGCAAGGACAAGATCGATCTCTATTACTACGGGCCAGGTCACACCGACGGCGATGCCTTCGTGGTCTTCACGAACGACAAGGTCATGGCCGCCGGCGACATCATGGCCTGGTCGATGGCCCCGCTGATCGATCCGGGCAGCGGCGGCAGCGCGATCGGCGCGGCCGATACGCTGATGAAGGCCGCGGCCGGAATCAAGGGCGTCGACACTGTCGTCGAAGGGCACGGCTATATCCAGCCGTGGTCGCGCTTCGTCGAATTCGCCCACTTCAATCGGGCCCTGGCAGACGAAACGCGCAAGGTGAACGCCGCGGGCGGCACGCCCAAGGACGTCGTCGATCACCTCGTCGACAGCGGCAAGTGGGCGACTTATCTCAAGGACCACACGCTCACCGGGCTCGAATACGGCAGCACCGGGCAGAACCGCGCGCTGATCAACGCCATCGTCGGGCTGCAGGAACTGCGCGGCGAAAAGCCGGTAACGATCATGAACCTCAAGCCCGAGGACGCTTACAAGCGTTAG
- a CDS encoding DUF885 domain-containing protein yields the protein MTYRIAALLGAATLALAVPASAQAQEGTSAPAEQDWIARSNAYTRQLMLAEAQFAPESAAASGLEQFDGKAIDLGPDLSQRYIAMEQAQRAKLAAALASEDNPLVKEDLKILINSIDQSIEGTQLSDRLELNWIDVPQFVFNAMNSALEPQIGPARQAKALELLQRYVGQYPGSAPLTDLAKARWTESLGEGKVGPYKGRVEDTLGKTETYLAGIHALFAKAKIKGADKALATLDKQLRDYAEWERTAVLPKARDDFRLPSELYAFQLKQYGIDIPPKDLIERARRGFYDTRQQMEALAPQVAAKFGFEDADYPSVIGALKKDVIPDDQMESYYAGVLGRIDKIITDEKIIDRPAYPVLMRLGSPAENAAQPAPHMLPPRLIGNTGERGQFVLGTGDPSAGPDAAFDDFNFKAAAWTLSAHEARPGHELQFAQMVERGVSQARALYAFNSVNAEGWGLYAEAEFMPYEPIEGQLIALQFLLLRESRAMLDPMLNLGMITPAEATKWLREKVGLSVAMTKQEVDRYTFRGQGQAGSYFYGYGKLADLRVETEVALGDKFDRKAFNDFVVGQGLLPLDQLAEAVRSDFIPAQLAK from the coding sequence ATGACATACCGCATCGCCGCCCTGCTGGGCGCCGCCACGCTCGCCCTCGCCGTGCCCGCCTCCGCGCAGGCCCAGGAGGGAACGAGCGCACCGGCCGAGCAGGACTGGATTGCCCGCAGCAACGCCTACACCCGGCAGCTCATGCTGGCCGAAGCGCAATTCGCGCCCGAAAGTGCAGCCGCGAGCGGCCTCGAGCAGTTCGACGGAAAGGCGATCGATCTCGGTCCGGACCTCTCGCAGCGCTATATTGCCATGGAGCAGGCACAGCGCGCCAAGCTGGCGGCTGCGCTGGCCAGCGAGGACAATCCGCTCGTCAAGGAGGACCTCAAGATTCTCATCAATTCGATCGACCAGTCGATCGAGGGAACCCAGCTGTCCGACCGGCTGGAACTGAACTGGATCGACGTCCCTCAGTTCGTTTTCAACGCGATGAACTCCGCACTCGAACCGCAGATCGGCCCGGCACGGCAGGCCAAGGCGCTCGAACTGCTGCAACGCTACGTCGGGCAGTACCCGGGTTCCGCCCCCCTGACCGACCTGGCCAAGGCGCGCTGGACCGAAAGTCTCGGCGAAGGCAAGGTCGGCCCGTACAAGGGCCGGGTCGAAGACACGCTCGGCAAGACGGAGACTTACCTCGCCGGCATTCATGCGCTGTTCGCCAAAGCCAAGATCAAGGGCGCGGACAAAGCCCTCGCGACGCTCGACAAACAGCTGCGCGACTATGCGGAGTGGGAACGCACCGCCGTCCTGCCCAAGGCGCGCGACGATTTCCGCCTGCCCTCCGAACTCTATGCCTTCCAGCTCAAGCAGTACGGCATCGACATTCCGCCGAAGGATTTGATCGAACGGGCGCGGCGCGGCTTCTACGATACGCGCCAGCAAATGGAGGCCCTGGCCCCGCAGGTTGCGGCCAAATTCGGCTTCGAGGATGCTGATTATCCCTCGGTGATCGGCGCGCTGAAGAAGGACGTCATCCCCGACGACCAGATGGAGAGCTACTATGCGGGCGTCCTGGGGCGGATCGACAAGATCATCACCGACGAGAAGATCATCGACCGGCCCGCTTATCCGGTTCTGATGCGGCTCGGCAGTCCGGCGGAAAACGCCGCACAGCCTGCGCCGCACATGCTGCCGCCGCGCCTGATCGGAAATACCGGAGAGCGCGGGCAGTTCGTGCTCGGCACGGGCGATCCATCGGCCGGTCCGGACGCCGCCTTCGACGACTTCAACTTCAAGGCTGCCGCCTGGACGCTGAGCGCGCATGAGGCGCGGCCGGGTCACGAGCTCCAATTCGCACAGATGGTCGAACGCGGCGTGAGCCAGGCGCGCGCGCTCTATGCCTTCAACAGCGTCAACGCCGAAGGTTGGGGTCTCTACGCGGAAGCCGAGTTCATGCCCTACGAGCCCATCGAGGGGCAGCTGATCGCGCTGCAGTTCCTGCTGCTGCGCGAAAGCCGCGCGATGCTTGATCCCATGCTCAACCTCGGGATGATCACACCGGCGGAGGCGACCAAGTGGCTGCGCGAGAAGGTCGGCCTTTCGGTGGCCATGACCAAGCAGGAAGTCGACCGTTACACCTTCCGCGGCCAGGGCCAGGCGGGCAGCTACTTCTACGGCTATGGCAAGCTGGCCGACCTCAGGGTGGAGACCGAAGTGGCGCTCGGCGACAAGTTCGATCGCAAGGCGTTCAACGACTTCGTGGTCGGCCAGGGCCTGCTGCCGCTCGACCAGCTGGCCGAAGCGGTGCGCAGCGACTTCATCCCGGCGCAGCTGGCCAAGTGA
- a CDS encoding branched-chain amino acid aminotransferase, giving the protein MHATAGHSLDFARIPHPAPVPGASRDQAIANPGFGTLFTDHMVSIDFDADRGWHSATLGPRRPLSLDPACAVLHYAQEIFEGMKAYKLADDTMALFRPEENARRFNASADRLAMPHLPEEVFVEAVRQLVLADKAWFPPVEGGSIYLRPFMFASEAFLGVRPAKQYKFLVIASPAGNYFKSGVPAVSIWVSQDYTRAAPGGTGAAKCGGNYAASLVPHANAVAKGYDQVCFLDAAERKWIEELGGMNLFFAFDDGTLLTPELTGTILPGITRDSIIQLAREEGLTVKEGRYSYGQWRADAESGRLLETFACGTAAVVTPVGKVASTDGEFTIGGGGPGQLTGRIREKLVGIQRGVIEDRHGWVHRLD; this is encoded by the coding sequence ATGCACGCCACCGCCGGTCATTCGCTCGACTTCGCCAGAATTCCCCACCCCGCCCCGGTTCCCGGCGCGAGCCGCGACCAGGCGATCGCCAATCCCGGGTTCGGCACGCTGTTCACCGACCACATGGTGTCGATCGACTTCGACGCCGATCGGGGCTGGCATTCGGCGACGCTGGGTCCGCGCCGGCCGCTCAGCCTCGACCCGGCCTGCGCGGTGCTGCACTACGCCCAGGAAATCTTCGAGGGCATGAAGGCCTACAAGCTGGCCGATGACACGATGGCGCTGTTCCGTCCCGAAGAGAACGCGCGCCGGTTCAACGCCTCGGCCGATCGCCTCGCCATGCCGCACCTGCCCGAAGAGGTGTTCGTCGAAGCGGTCCGCCAGCTGGTGCTGGCCGACAAGGCGTGGTTCCCGCCGGTCGAGGGTGGCTCGATCTACCTGCGCCCCTTCATGTTCGCTTCCGAGGCCTTCCTCGGCGTGCGCCCGGCGAAGCAGTACAAATTCCTCGTCATCGCCAGCCCGGCGGGCAATTACTTCAAGTCGGGGGTCCCGGCAGTATCGATCTGGGTTTCGCAAGATTATACCCGCGCCGCGCCTGGCGGCACCGGCGCGGCCAAGTGCGGCGGCAATTATGCCGCCAGCCTGGTCCCCCACGCCAACGCCGTCGCCAAGGGCTACGACCAGGTCTGCTTCCTCGACGCGGCCGAGCGCAAGTGGATCGAGGAACTGGGCGGCATGAACCTGTTCTTCGCCTTCGACGACGGAACGCTGCTGACGCCCGAGCTGACCGGCACAATCCTGCCCGGCATTACCCGCGATTCGATCATCCAACTGGCCCGCGAGGAAGGGCTGACGGTGAAGGAAGGCCGCTACAGCTATGGCCAGTGGCGCGCCGATGCGGAGAGCGGACGCCTGCTCGAAACCTTCGCCTGCGGTACCGCCGCGGTGGTCACCCCGGTCGGCAAGGTCGCCAGCACCGACGGCGAGTTCACCATCGGCGGCGGCGGGCCCGGCCAGCTGACCGGGCGGATCCGCGAAAAGCTTGTCGGCATCCAGCGCGGCGTCATCGAGGACCGCCACGGCTGGGTTCACCGGCTCGACTGA
- a CDS encoding TlyA family RNA methyltransferase, whose amino-acid sequence MAKQRIDQLLVSRGLAESRTRAQALIMAGLVFIDTRKVDKPGQQVAEDADIVVKGRDHPWVSRGGVKLAHAIDKFGLDPRGAVAMDIGSSTGGFTDVLLQGGAEHVFAVDSGTNQLAWKLRQDPRVTVFEQTSARILTPEQIDRPCTWVVCDASFISLAKVLERPLELAAPDCRLVALIKPQFEVGREEVGKGGVVRDPDLHARVCGELREWLEGSGWTVEGIVESPITGPEGNVEFLIAARRGTA is encoded by the coding sequence ATGGCGAAACAACGCATCGACCAGCTTCTGGTGTCCCGCGGGCTGGCCGAAAGCCGTACCCGCGCCCAAGCGCTGATCATGGCGGGGCTGGTTTTCATCGATACTCGCAAAGTCGACAAGCCCGGCCAGCAAGTGGCGGAAGACGCGGATATTGTCGTCAAGGGGCGTGACCATCCCTGGGTCAGCCGCGGCGGGGTCAAGCTCGCGCACGCGATCGACAAATTCGGCCTCGATCCGCGCGGCGCGGTGGCGATGGACATTGGCAGTTCGACCGGGGGCTTTACCGACGTCCTGCTGCAGGGCGGAGCGGAGCATGTCTTCGCGGTCGATTCCGGCACCAACCAACTCGCCTGGAAACTGCGGCAGGACCCGCGCGTGACCGTGTTCGAACAGACCAGCGCGCGAATCCTCACTCCCGAGCAGATCGATCGCCCTTGCACCTGGGTGGTTTGCGACGCGTCGTTCATCTCGCTCGCCAAGGTCCTGGAAAGGCCGCTCGAGCTTGCCGCGCCAGACTGCCGTCTCGTTGCGCTGATCAAGCCCCAGTTCGAGGTCGGGCGCGAGGAAGTCGGCAAGGGCGGGGTGGTGCGAGATCCGGATCTGCACGCCCGCGTTTGCGGCGAACTGCGCGAATGGCTCGAAGGCTCGGGCTGGACTGTCGAGGGCATCGTGGAGAGCCCGATAACCGGGCCGGAAGGGAACGTGGAATTTCTCATTGCGGCCCGGCGGGGGACGGCCTGA
- a CDS encoding TspO/MBR family protein → MNRLASPAQLRASFIRWALFVVPAVLLLGFLSGQVAGSTAASPWFVALDKPATFPPPATFGIVWSILYVLMGLALALVCAAWGARARGLAIAAFIVQLLVNLAWSPTFFALHEITWALGLIVLLDVLVGVTVVLFLRVRRVAGLLLLPYLAWILFATLLNWQFLQLNPGADGADVSGSVQRIEL, encoded by the coding sequence ATGAACCGCCTCGCTTCGCCCGCCCAGCTTCGCGCCAGCTTCATCCGCTGGGCGCTGTTCGTCGTTCCGGCGGTCCTGCTGCTCGGGTTCCTGTCCGGACAAGTCGCGGGGAGCACCGCGGCCTCGCCCTGGTTCGTCGCTCTCGACAAGCCGGCGACATTCCCGCCGCCCGCGACCTTCGGCATCGTCTGGTCCATTCTCTATGTCCTGATGGGACTGGCGCTGGCGCTGGTCTGCGCGGCGTGGGGCGCGCGGGCGCGCGGTCTGGCCATCGCCGCCTTCATCGTCCAGCTGCTCGTCAATCTGGCCTGGTCGCCGACCTTCTTCGCCCTGCACGAGATCACCTGGGCGCTCGGCTTGATCGTGCTGCTCGACGTTCTTGTCGGCGTCACCGTCGTGTTGTTCCTGCGCGTGCGGCGTGTCGCTGGACTGCTGTTGCTCCCCTACCTCGCGTGGATCCTGTTCGCGACCTTGCTCAATTGGCAGTTCCTGCAATTGAACCCTGGGGCCGACGGCGCCGACGTCAGCGGCTCGGTGCAGCGGATTGAATTGTAG
- a CDS encoding accessory factor UbiK family protein codes for MQSENPLVADLVKMANAAAGTFAGMTREAREGARERMKEALGGLDFVSREEFDAVKDMAAKAREQADALAERVAALEAKLQK; via the coding sequence ATGCAGAGCGAAAATCCCCTCGTTGCCGACTTGGTCAAGATGGCCAACGCCGCCGCCGGCACCTTTGCCGGCATGACCCGCGAAGCGCGCGAGGGCGCACGCGAGCGGATGAAGGAGGCCCTCGGCGGCCTCGACTTCGTCAGCCGCGAGGAATTCGACGCGGTCAAGGACATGGCCGCCAAGGCCCGCGAACAGGCCGACGCGCTCGCCGAGCGCGTCGCGGCGCTCGAAGCCAAGCTGCAAAAGTAG
- a CDS encoding DUF1993 domain-containing protein yields the protein MSFSIYESSAPVFVKMLGNMRAWIDKAAAEKPETNLVEARLAEDMRPLAAQYQMASDSAKNAIARLLGIDPPSMPDTEASLAELQERCDKTIAFIESVDPAAFAGAEDRAIEMKFPNGMGYRWTGADYLRDFALPNFYFHATTAYAIMRAEGVSLGKPDFLQHLGPPEQF from the coding sequence ATGAGTTTCAGCATTTACGAATCGTCGGCGCCGGTTTTCGTCAAGATGCTCGGCAACATGCGCGCCTGGATCGACAAGGCGGCGGCGGAGAAGCCCGAAACGAACCTCGTCGAAGCCCGGCTGGCCGAGGATATGCGCCCGCTCGCCGCGCAGTACCAGATGGCTTCGGACTCGGCGAAGAACGCAATCGCCCGGCTGCTCGGCATCGATCCGCCGTCGATGCCTGATACCGAAGCGAGCCTGGCCGAGCTGCAGGAGCGCTGCGACAAGACCATCGCGTTCATCGAGAGTGTCGACCCCGCGGCGTTCGCCGGCGCCGAAGACCGCGCCATCGAGATGAAGTTCCCCAACGGCATGGGCTATCGCTGGACCGGCGCCGACTACTTGCGCGATTTCGCCCTGCCCAACTTCTATTTCCACGCCACGACCGCCTACGCGATCATGCGCGCCGAGGGCGTTTCGCTCGGCAAGCCCGATTTCCTCCAGCACCTGGGGCCCCCCGAGCAGTTCTAG
- the recO gene encoding DNA repair protein RecO, whose product MDIRAPAILCAARPHGETAVIARLLTADYGLVAGYVAGGRGRQLRPVVIPGNLVEVELRSKSASQLPFARLELVESRGPWLGEPLPAAAIQWATALTATALPERHPYPSLWSALGGLLDAICHAPSARGWARALAGYEILLLRELGYGGAGGVPEGELPEILDTLGRLAAPLDHYLLADRRGDVMAARTRLLELLGRMA is encoded by the coding sequence ATGGACATCCGCGCTCCTGCGATTCTCTGCGCGGCGCGTCCGCATGGCGAAACGGCGGTGATCGCGCGGCTGCTCACCGCCGATTACGGGCTGGTCGCGGGCTATGTCGCCGGGGGCAGGGGGCGCCAGCTGCGTCCGGTCGTCATCCCCGGCAATCTGGTCGAGGTCGAGCTGCGTTCGAAATCCGCTAGCCAGTTGCCCTTCGCTCGGCTCGAACTGGTCGAAAGCCGCGGGCCGTGGCTGGGCGAGCCGCTGCCCGCAGCGGCGATCCAGTGGGCCACGGCCCTCACCGCGACCGCCTTGCCCGAGCGGCATCCCTATCCTTCGCTGTGGAGCGCGCTCGGCGGACTGCTCGACGCGATCTGCCATGCGCCCTCGGCGCGCGGCTGGGCGCGGGCGCTCGCCGGCTATGAAATCTTGCTGCTGCGCGAGCTGGGCTATGGCGGCGCCGGGGGCGTGCCCGAGGGCGAGCTTCCCGAAATCCTCGATACCCTGGGCAGGCTGGCCGCGCCGCTCGACCACTACCTGCTTGCCGACCGGCGGGGAGACGTTATGGCCGCGCGCACTCGATTGCTCGAACTGCTCGGACGAATGGCATGA